Proteins encoded within one genomic window of Bacillus thuringiensis:
- a CDS encoding Cof-type HAD-IIB family hydrolase — protein MTYKMIVLDLDDTLLRDDHTISPRTKEALMTAQEQGVKVVLASGRPTFGMRNVAKELRLEEYGSFILSFNGAKIINCKTNEEIFSSTLSPEIVHNLFEISKTEDVWIHTYMGDDIVTEENNPYTEIEGDITGMPIVVVDDFKAAVKEPVVKVLMNKEAERLVEVEKKLQKQLEGQLSVMRSKPFFLEFTEAGVTKGTSLNKLIQKLGIKREEVIAMGDSYNDQAMIEFAGLGVAMGNAPDDIKEIANYVTDTNMNDGVAKVVEKFVLKTDVLV, from the coding sequence ATGACTTATAAAATGATTGTTTTAGATTTAGATGATACTTTATTACGTGACGACCATACCATTTCACCTCGTACGAAAGAGGCTCTAATGACTGCGCAAGAGCAAGGAGTAAAGGTGGTACTTGCTTCTGGACGTCCAACGTTTGGTATGCGCAATGTAGCGAAAGAACTTCGTTTAGAAGAATACGGCAGTTTTATTCTATCTTTTAATGGTGCAAAAATTATTAACTGTAAAACAAACGAAGAAATCTTTAGTAGTACGCTATCTCCTGAAATCGTTCACAACCTATTTGAAATTAGTAAAACTGAAGATGTATGGATTCATACTTATATGGGCGATGATATCGTAACGGAAGAAAATAATCCTTATACTGAAATTGAGGGCGATATTACTGGTATGCCAATTGTTGTAGTAGATGACTTTAAAGCCGCAGTTAAAGAGCCGGTAGTAAAAGTATTAATGAATAAAGAGGCTGAACGCCTTGTTGAAGTTGAAAAGAAACTACAAAAACAACTAGAAGGCCAATTAAGCGTGATGCGTTCGAAACCATTCTTCTTAGAATTTACAGAAGCCGGTGTTACAAAAGGAACGAGCTTAAACAAACTGATCCAAAAGCTTGGCATTAAGCGTGAAGAAGTTATCGCAATGGGCGATAGCTATAACGACCAAGCAATGATTGAATTTGCTGGTCTTGGCGTTGCAATGGGCAATGCACCTGATGATATTAAAGAAATTGCAAACTACGTAACAGATACAAATATGAACGATGGTGTTGCAAAAGTTGTAGAGAAATTCGTTTTAAAAACGGATGTACTTGTTTAA
- a CDS encoding DUF3817 domain-containing protein has protein sequence MLSTPIGRLRAIGLVEGISFLLLLFVAMPLKYFAGFATAVKITGMAHGVLFILFIFAVIQVTIVHRKSILWALGAFVSSVIPFGTFVLDAKLKNEQQ, from the coding sequence ATGTTATCTACACCAATCGGACGATTAAGAGCAATTGGACTAGTTGAGGGTATTTCTTTCCTATTACTATTATTTGTAGCAATGCCATTGAAATATTTCGCAGGATTTGCAACAGCTGTTAAAATTACAGGCATGGCTCATGGTGTTCTATTTATTCTATTCATCTTTGCAGTAATTCAAGTAACAATCGTACACCGTAAATCAATTTTATGGGCACTTGGAGCATTCGTTTCATCAGTTATCCCATTTGGTACTTTTGTACTAGATGCAAAATTAAAGAACGAGCAACAATGA
- a CDS encoding ABC transporter ATP-binding protein: MTTILSVRDVKKVIGKKTIVENISFDVKQGEVFGFLGPNGAGKTTTIRMLVGLIKETEGTISIGGYSIKENFREAMRQIGSIVENPELYTYLTGWENLKQFARMLGGISDERIIEIAQMVHLDERIHDKVKTYSLGMKQRLGIAQALLGNPKLLILDEPTNGLDPAGIRELREFIHKLVKEENMSVFISSHLLSEVQMICDRVAIIHKGKMITVAKVEELIQTASDRVEWIVTPISKAKDMLEAAEEIREVSVEGERLLCRMDIASISSWNKYFVENGIDVHSVKELVFTLEDLFIELTRGEQHA, encoded by the coding sequence ATGACGACGATACTTTCCGTACGAGACGTGAAGAAGGTAATTGGAAAGAAGACGATTGTAGAGAATATTTCCTTTGATGTAAAACAAGGAGAAGTGTTTGGCTTTCTAGGGCCGAATGGAGCTGGAAAAACGACTACCATTCGAATGTTAGTTGGATTGATTAAAGAAACAGAAGGCACGATTTCTATCGGCGGTTATTCGATTAAGGAAAATTTCAGAGAAGCGATGCGTCAAATTGGGAGTATCGTTGAAAACCCAGAACTGTATACCTATTTAACGGGATGGGAAAATTTAAAACAATTTGCCCGTATGTTAGGTGGTATATCAGATGAACGTATTATTGAAATTGCTCAAATGGTTCATTTAGATGAAAGAATTCACGATAAGGTAAAAACATACTCACTCGGTATGAAACAGCGTCTTGGTATTGCGCAAGCGCTTCTTGGAAATCCCAAATTGCTCATATTAGATGAGCCTACAAACGGTTTAGACCCAGCTGGGATTAGAGAACTTAGGGAATTTATACATAAGCTTGTGAAAGAAGAAAATATGAGTGTGTTTATTTCAAGTCATTTGTTAAGTGAAGTGCAAATGATATGTGATCGCGTTGCTATTATTCATAAAGGAAAGATGATAACAGTTGCCAAGGTTGAAGAGTTAATTCAAACAGCAAGTGATCGTGTAGAATGGATTGTTACACCAATTTCTAAGGCGAAAGATATGTTAGAAGCGGCCGAGGAAATAAGAGAAGTGAGTGTAGAAGGCGAGCGATTACTATGCCGCATGGATATTGCATCTATAAGTAGTTGGAATAAATATTTTGTAGAAAATGGGATAGATGTACATAGCGTTAAGGAGCTTGTATTTACGCTAGAAGATTTATTTATTGAACTCACAAGGGGTGAGCAGCATGCGTGA
- a CDS encoding SGNH/GDSL hydrolase family protein, giving the protein MKIAFQNCVWYNYGQSMRAKRGFDMRSKVVKVILLITIASFCLFAYGFVSGVNDVLNPKASNLIKKTDVVAKEKKKTGTLQIVSLGDSLTRGVGDKEGIGYVGRMKEDLQKDYKQKIALTNLAVSGAKMPDLLKQIESNGAQYSIKQADVIVLTIGGNDLFPGWDSLGKIDLETYRPDTETFQNEAKKIIEEIRKLNTDSPIFWLGLYNPFEDVEDLKGSSNIVVDWNASLEKLAINNKNVYITPTFDLFQNRGKDLLYSDHFHPNEIGYTYMADRLVQNVASKLKLEQGGVK; this is encoded by the coding sequence GTGAAAATCGCTTTTCAAAATTGCGTTTGGTATAATTATGGACAATCTATGAGGGCTAAAAGGGGTTTTGATATGAGATCAAAAGTAGTAAAAGTAATTCTACTCATTACAATTGCATCTTTCTGTTTATTTGCATATGGCTTTGTTTCAGGTGTGAATGATGTATTAAATCCGAAAGCTTCAAATTTAATTAAAAAGACCGATGTAGTGGCAAAAGAGAAAAAGAAAACGGGAACGTTACAAATCGTCAGTTTAGGTGATTCATTAACACGCGGTGTTGGTGATAAAGAAGGAATTGGCTATGTTGGGCGAATGAAAGAGGATTTACAAAAAGATTATAAGCAAAAAATTGCATTAACAAATTTAGCAGTTAGTGGTGCAAAAATGCCCGATTTATTAAAACAAATTGAAAGTAATGGCGCTCAATATTCAATTAAACAAGCAGATGTAATCGTTTTAACGATTGGAGGAAATGATTTATTCCCAGGTTGGGACTCGCTTGGAAAGATAGATTTAGAAACATACCGTCCTGATACAGAAACATTCCAGAATGAAGCGAAGAAAATTATAGAAGAAATTCGTAAGTTAAATACAGATAGCCCAATTTTTTGGCTAGGTTTATATAATCCTTTTGAAGATGTAGAAGATTTAAAAGGGTCTTCAAACATTGTTGTAGACTGGAATGCATCTTTAGAAAAATTGGCGATAAATAATAAAAATGTGTATATTACACCGACATTTGATTTATTCCAAAACCGTGGGAAAGATTTATTATACTCTGATCATTTCCATCCGAATGAAATAGGATATACATATATGGCGGACCGATTAGTTCAAAATGTTGCGAGTAAATTAAAACTAGAACAAGGAGGGGTAAAATGA
- the cwlJ gene encoding cell wall hydrolase CwlJ, whose translation MGVIAHTEEDVKLLARLMRAEAEGEGQQGMLMVGNVGVNRVLGNCLDFKKVRNLRQMVYQNPGGFEATQKGYFYQRAREQDIALARRTIQGQRFWPANFALWFFRPEGPCPPTWYDQQNSGRFKKHCFFQPSAGDCPSVY comes from the coding sequence ATGGGTGTTATTGCGCATACAGAAGAAGACGTAAAGTTGTTAGCTAGACTCATGCGCGCCGAAGCTGAAGGAGAAGGACAACAAGGCATGCTAATGGTTGGAAATGTCGGTGTAAATCGTGTCCTCGGAAATTGTTTAGATTTTAAAAAAGTACGGAACTTACGTCAGATGGTTTATCAAAATCCTGGTGGTTTTGAGGCTACCCAAAAGGGATATTTTTATCAACGAGCACGAGAACAAGACATTGCCTTAGCAAGGCGGACTATTCAAGGACAACGTTTTTGGCCTGCAAATTTCGCTTTATGGTTTTTCAGACCTGAAGGTCCTTGCCCACCAACTTGGTATGACCAGCAAAACTCTGGACGATTTAAAAAACATTGCTTCTTCCAGCCATCTGCTGGAGACTGTCCAAGCGTATATTAA
- a CDS encoding YczE/YyaS/YitT family protein, with protein sequence MLRFKLEYIFFIGGLLILAIGINMMTTITSFGLSPYDSFFIALYQNFGISIGFWIFMINFAFTLIVLFWNKKQITIGTIVTMVLISLFVDWIGSITTIMDAIRSLPKYITLICGNLFVGAGIGLYVSTNLCAAPQEAFVLTVAEKKKWTFRRTEISLAFLFLTLSFLLNGPIYFGTIILSFTTGWIIQAFIQVGTQILNRKKPIKQAA encoded by the coding sequence ATGCTTCGATTCAAATTAGAATATATATTTTTCATTGGCGGTCTACTCATTCTCGCCATCGGTATTAATATGATGACGACAATTACTTCATTTGGACTTAGCCCTTATGATTCCTTCTTTATTGCACTATATCAAAATTTCGGGATAAGTATCGGTTTTTGGATTTTCATGATTAACTTTGCTTTTACCCTTATCGTTCTCTTTTGGAATAAAAAACAAATTACAATTGGTACAATCGTAACGATGGTTCTTATTTCTCTTTTTGTTGATTGGATTGGTTCCATTACAACTATTATGGACGCTATCCGCTCTCTTCCAAAATATATAACACTTATTTGCGGAAATCTATTCGTCGGAGCTGGGATTGGTCTTTATGTCTCTACAAACCTTTGCGCAGCACCTCAAGAGGCCTTCGTTTTAACGGTTGCTGAGAAAAAGAAATGGACATTTAGAAGAACAGAAATTTCATTAGCGTTTTTATTTTTAACGTTAAGCTTTTTATTAAATGGACCTATCTATTTTGGAACCATCATCTTATCTTTTACAACAGGCTGGATTATACAAGCATTTATTCAAGTTGGTACGCAGATTTTAAATAGAAAAAAACCTATTAAGCAAGCCGCTTAA
- a CDS encoding YwdI family protein — MQISSDKILNKMANEIAKAKSSEGQKSKDHLLVVRALCDLLLDEQVESSTYREPQIQSQVIGTQPITTVQPVMPVSGEPVYIKEEGANGNSLFDF, encoded by the coding sequence ATGCAAATATCGAGCGATAAGATTTTAAATAAAATGGCGAATGAAATTGCAAAGGCAAAAAGTAGTGAAGGACAAAAATCAAAAGATCATTTATTAGTTGTGCGTGCTTTATGTGATTTACTATTAGATGAACAGGTTGAATCTTCTACTTATAGAGAGCCGCAAATTCAATCGCAAGTAATTGGAACGCAGCCTATAACAACTGTTCAACCAGTTATGCCGGTTTCTGGAGAACCTGTGTATATAAAAGAAGAAGGCGCAAATGGTAATTCGTTATTTGATTTTTAA
- a CDS encoding ABC transporter permease subunit: MREFANLVLNESEKIYRKKRIFVVMLILAILIPLFVYAQYREIETTQKRLGTTDWKVSLQQQIVDSQNRLNNSRLPEEWRDWLKVRVEQQQYYLDHDINPMAPGAPTFVRAFIEQGITLFIPLLVMIVAIDIVSGERSDGTMKMLLTRPIRRWKILLSKYVTMLFFISLILLLVGLFAYVLSGLVFGYSGWNLPVLTGFVIDKETLNTNFVHLIPQWQYILMAYGLAWFVAIVVGTISFMVSVLIRNTPAGMGVMLAALIAGGILSSFATSWEGAKYIFSVNLSLTDYLSGKLPALQGLSMGFSLMNLTVWAVVSLIISFVVFTKQDMVN; encoded by the coding sequence ATGCGTGAATTTGCGAATCTAGTTTTAAATGAATCAGAAAAGATTTACCGTAAGAAACGCATTTTTGTTGTCATGCTTATTTTAGCAATCTTAATTCCACTTTTTGTGTATGCGCAGTATCGTGAAATAGAAACGACACAAAAAAGGCTCGGTACAACGGATTGGAAAGTTTCATTACAACAGCAAATTGTTGATTCTCAAAACCGCTTAAACAACTCTAGATTACCAGAAGAATGGCGTGATTGGCTAAAGGTAAGAGTGGAGCAGCAACAATATTATTTAGATCATGATATTAACCCGATGGCACCAGGTGCACCAACTTTTGTAAGGGCGTTTATTGAGCAAGGAATTACATTGTTTATTCCGCTTCTCGTAATGATTGTCGCTATTGATATTGTTTCAGGAGAACGAAGTGATGGAACGATGAAGATGTTACTTACGCGGCCGATTCGGCGCTGGAAAATACTCCTTAGTAAGTACGTGACGATGTTATTTTTCATTTCACTCATACTGCTTCTTGTAGGTTTGTTTGCTTACGTATTATCAGGACTTGTATTTGGATACTCGGGATGGAATTTACCTGTTTTAACAGGATTCGTCATTGATAAGGAAACGTTAAATACGAACTTTGTGCATCTTATTCCGCAGTGGCAATACATCTTAATGGCGTATGGACTAGCCTGGTTTGTTGCTATCGTTGTCGGAACTATATCATTTATGGTCTCTGTTTTAATTCGTAATACACCAGCTGGTATGGGCGTTATGTTAGCTGCATTAATTGCAGGCGGTATTTTAAGCTCATTCGCAACATCTTGGGAAGGCGCGAAATATATTTTTAGTGTGAATTTATCATTAACGGATTATTTATCAGGAAAATTACCTGCATTACAAGGTTTATCGATGGGATTTTCTTTGATGAATTTAACTGTTTGGGCAGTTGTTTCCCTTATTATTTCGTTCGTAGTATTTACAAAACAGGATATGGTGAATTAA
- a CDS encoding purine/pyrimidine permease — protein MKTFLSALQWALFILAGSLIVPISVATSYGLDGAEAIAFVQRTLFVLGFAGLLQAIFGHKLPIQEGPAGLWWGIFSLYASLGVVLFGSSNETLKVLQYAFLLSGIICIILSVLGLIDKLVRYFTPTVIGTYLFLLVAQLSGSFLKGMFGLDGQHTEVQADVFILSLIVILLSFFIMKLPIIGQYSVLFSIVCGWILFACFGLSNPVTPVTDIIRFPSLFVFGMPRIEWNMAITVVFVTLLLLTNMLASIRVVQKIVSKYEEDAAPDRFKQAGIITGINQLLGGLFSAIGPVAISGSAGFIATTNIYKRLPFMLGSSFIIVVSIFPKITSFFAAIPVAVGYAAIYPVFASMIGLAFREYDTVQNKEQLFKVAGLSIFTGVGVMFVPAGAFSTLPPFLASFLSNGLVLGSVMAILLEILFSRSTEKQLS, from the coding sequence ATGAAAACATTTCTTTCCGCCTTACAATGGGCGCTATTTATTTTAGCTGGGAGCCTTATTGTACCAATTAGCGTCGCAACTAGTTATGGCCTCGATGGAGCTGAAGCTATTGCATTCGTACAAAGAACATTATTTGTTCTTGGCTTTGCTGGTCTACTGCAAGCTATATTTGGACATAAACTTCCTATTCAAGAAGGTCCTGCAGGCCTTTGGTGGGGGATTTTCTCCCTTTATGCAAGTTTAGGTGTCGTATTATTTGGATCAAGTAATGAAACACTTAAAGTCCTTCAATACGCCTTCCTATTAAGTGGTATTATTTGTATTATTCTTAGTGTTTTAGGACTTATTGATAAGCTCGTTCGCTATTTTACACCGACAGTTATTGGAACTTATTTATTTCTTCTTGTCGCACAACTTAGCGGTTCCTTCTTAAAGGGAATGTTCGGCCTTGACGGACAACATACAGAAGTACAAGCCGACGTATTTATTCTTTCACTCATTGTTATTTTACTATCCTTTTTCATTATGAAGCTACCTATTATTGGACAATATTCCGTTCTTTTCAGTATTGTATGCGGCTGGATATTATTTGCATGCTTCGGATTATCTAATCCAGTAACGCCTGTGACAGATATAATCCGTTTTCCATCCCTATTTGTTTTCGGAATGCCTCGCATTGAATGGAACATGGCAATTACGGTAGTTTTCGTTACACTATTACTTCTAACAAATATGTTAGCAAGCATTCGCGTTGTGCAAAAGATCGTCTCTAAGTATGAAGAAGATGCTGCACCAGATCGTTTCAAACAAGCTGGCATTATAACAGGAATCAATCAATTACTAGGCGGTCTATTCTCAGCTATTGGACCTGTCGCCATTTCTGGATCAGCAGGGTTTATTGCAACGACTAATATTTATAAGCGACTCCCATTTATGTTAGGATCAAGCTTTATTATTGTCGTTAGTATATTCCCAAAGATCACTTCATTCTTTGCAGCAATCCCGGTTGCAGTTGGTTATGCTGCTATCTATCCTGTATTTGCAAGTATGATTGGTCTAGCCTTCCGTGAATACGACACAGTACAAAATAAAGAACAATTATTTAAGGTAGCGGGTCTTTCCATCTTTACTGGAGTCGGAGTTATGTTCGTTCCAGCTGGAGCATTTTCTACGCTCCCACCATTTCTAGCATCATTTTTAAGTAACGGTCTCGTTCTTGGATCTGTCATGGCAATTTTGCTCGAAATACTATTTTCTCGTTCTACAGAAAAACAACTATCGTAA
- a CDS encoding uracil-DNA glycosylase, with protein MENVLKNDWEPRLAQEFEKEYYRTLSSFLTEEYSTHVVYPKVEDIFNALQYTSYENTKVVILGQDPYHGPNQAHGLSFSVQPGVKTPPSLLNMYKELRDEYGYEIPNNGYLVKWAEQGVLLLNTVLTVRQGEANSHKGKGWEHFTDRVIELLNEREKPVIFILWGRHAQAKKKLITNSNHHIIESVHPSPLSARRGFFGSKPYSKVNTILANMGEREIDWEIPNL; from the coding sequence ATGGAAAATGTTTTAAAGAATGATTGGGAGCCACGATTGGCACAAGAATTCGAGAAAGAGTATTATCGTACTCTATCCAGTTTTTTGACAGAAGAATACAGCACGCATGTTGTTTATCCGAAGGTAGAAGATATCTTTAACGCTCTTCAGTATACAAGTTATGAAAATACAAAGGTTGTTATTTTAGGACAAGATCCATATCATGGACCGAATCAAGCGCATGGTTTAAGCTTTTCTGTACAACCTGGTGTTAAAACACCACCATCATTGTTAAATATGTATAAAGAACTTCGAGATGAATATGGTTATGAAATCCCGAATAACGGTTATTTAGTAAAATGGGCGGAACAAGGAGTATTACTACTAAATACCGTATTAACAGTTCGTCAAGGCGAAGCAAATTCGCATAAGGGAAAAGGGTGGGAGCATTTCACAGATCGTGTGATTGAACTGTTGAACGAACGTGAAAAGCCAGTTATTTTCATATTGTGGGGGCGCCATGCGCAGGCGAAGAAGAAGTTAATTACGAATTCGAATCATCATATTATCGAATCTGTACATCCAAGCCCATTATCGGCAAGACGTGGTTTCTTTGGTAGTAAGCCATATTCTAAAGTAAATACGATTTTAGCTAATATGGGCGAAAGAGAAATTGATTGGGAAATTCCAAATTTATAA
- the gerQ gene encoding spore coat protein GerQ — MAQQQNPYYGTGFYQPSGTYVQPQQMTAQQQQQQQAMQQQVAQAQLAVSQGMLPLEQSYIENILRLNKGKQATVVMTYERGSSLGTQSYTGIIEAAGRDHIVISEPQSGKRYLLLMIYLDYVEFPEEIMYLPSQQATYAPRP, encoded by the coding sequence ATGGCACAGCAACAGAATCCATACTATGGAACAGGTTTTTATCAACCATCTGGAACTTATGTACAACCGCAACAAATGACTGCACAACAACAGCAACAGCAGCAAGCGATGCAACAACAAGTTGCTCAGGCTCAATTGGCAGTTTCTCAAGGTATGTTACCATTAGAACAGTCTTATATTGAAAATATTCTTCGCTTGAACAAGGGCAAACAAGCTACGGTTGTAATGACTTATGAGCGCGGTAGCTCACTCGGTACACAATCGTATACAGGTATTATCGAAGCTGCTGGTCGTGATCATATTGTAATTAGTGAGCCACAATCCGGGAAACGTTATTTACTATTGATGATTTACTTAGATTATGTAGAATTCCCAGAAGAAATTATGTATTTACCTAGTCAACAAGCAACTTATGCTCCAAGACCATAA
- a CDS encoding DUF423 domain-containing protein — protein MKIFFLLGCIAAGLSVALGAFGAHGLENKISAKMLEVWKTGVTYQMFHAGGLFVVALLMDKIQSSLLTTAGWLMVAGIIMFSGSLYALSTTGIKFFGPITPLGGVAFIVAWILVGTAVVKGL, from the coding sequence ATGAAAATTTTCTTTTTACTAGGTTGTATTGCAGCAGGGCTATCTGTTGCGTTAGGGGCATTTGGAGCACACGGTTTAGAAAATAAAATTTCTGCAAAAATGTTAGAAGTTTGGAAAACTGGCGTTACATATCAAATGTTCCATGCAGGTGGGCTATTCGTAGTTGCTTTATTAATGGATAAGATTCAATCATCACTTTTAACTACTGCTGGTTGGCTTATGGTAGCTGGGATTATTATGTTCTCAGGTAGTCTGTATGCGTTAAGCACAACAGGCATTAAGTTCTTTGGACCAATTACACCTCTTGGTGGTGTAGCGTTTATCGTGGCGTGGATCTTAGTCGGAACTGCAGTTGTAAAAGGGTTATAA
- a CDS encoding LacI family DNA-binding transcriptional regulator has translation MTNIRKIAELAGVSVSTVSRVLNNHPYVNEQKRKEILAIIEELNYTQNVNAIHLVKGKTNVIGVLLPHVNDQYYSAIIEGISKETAKNNYNMMLCQTNYSEERELEILNMLKMKKLDGVIICSRSNSKGKLEEYTKFGPIVMCEEIDSKYISSVHIDYYKVFSQGMTSLIDAGHTSIGYCIGRSNSINSQRRKQAYADSLQQIAVPQIEAWKFKDCFTVEDGRNVIREWARMSVKPTAFLVSCNHIAAGMVTEAKKQGIRIPEDITIIGCDDQGVADILGITTISYSSKNVGVKAFELLYEKVNDEKIDVKHVELLPELVHRETT, from the coding sequence ATGACGAATATAAGAAAGATTGCTGAACTTGCTGGAGTATCTGTTTCAACTGTTTCACGTGTACTGAATAATCATCCATATGTGAATGAACAGAAACGAAAAGAAATTTTAGCAATTATAGAAGAATTAAATTATACGCAAAATGTGAATGCAATTCATTTAGTGAAAGGAAAAACAAATGTAATTGGTGTTTTATTACCGCACGTAAATGATCAATATTATAGCGCTATTATCGAAGGAATATCAAAGGAAACAGCAAAGAATAATTATAATATGATGCTTTGCCAGACGAATTATAGCGAAGAAAGAGAACTAGAAATTTTAAATATGTTAAAAATGAAAAAGCTTGATGGGGTTATTATATGTTCACGGTCAAATAGCAAGGGAAAACTTGAGGAATATACGAAATTTGGTCCAATCGTTATGTGTGAGGAAATAGATTCAAAATACATTTCAAGTGTACATATTGATTACTATAAAGTGTTTTCGCAAGGGATGACAAGCTTAATAGATGCCGGCCATACAAGTATTGGATATTGCATTGGAAGAAGTAATAGCATTAATAGCCAGAGAAGAAAACAAGCATATGCGGATTCGCTTCAGCAGATTGCAGTACCACAGATAGAGGCCTGGAAGTTTAAGGACTGTTTTACGGTGGAAGATGGGCGTAATGTAATCAGGGAATGGGCCCGTATGTCTGTGAAACCAACTGCGTTTCTTGTATCTTGCAACCATATTGCAGCGGGAATGGTAACGGAAGCGAAAAAACAAGGAATTCGTATTCCGGAAGATATTACGATTATTGGTTGTGATGATCAAGGTGTGGCAGATATTTTAGGCATTACGACGATTTCATATTCTAGTAAAAATGTTGGCGTGAAGGCATTTGAATTATTATATGAAAAGGTTAATGATGAGAAAATAGATGTAAAGCATGTAGAGTTATTGCCAGAATTAGTACATAGGGAAACAACATAA
- a CDS encoding potassium channel family protein, whose translation MNARKQLWIAVICMTFVVILGTLGFMTIEEISLFQAFWMTMITVLTVGYGDAVPVTHAGKVFALLIIPVGVGIVTYAIGVVAAMIIEGNLFHAVRRKKMDKQIAQLQNHIIVCGCGRVGLQVVHELQEKKIPFVVVDKDESILEKEKLLYVHGDATEDQVLHHAGISKAAGLVAIVANDAENVFITLTARGLNDAIKIVARAEKPETEDKLRRAGANKVINPSSMAGIHIAKGIANPLTVHYIDTVLYGVDQSFVIEEIAVGKGSILASKSLLESDVRNQFDVTILAILRNGNVIHNPTGQEKLQEHDMIIVFGSVEKLGQFEKELQSTR comes from the coding sequence ATGAATGCACGTAAGCAATTATGGATAGCAGTTATATGTATGACCTTTGTTGTAATTCTAGGAACGTTAGGATTTATGACAATTGAAGAGATTAGTTTGTTTCAAGCATTTTGGATGACGATGATTACCGTATTAACTGTTGGATACGGAGATGCCGTTCCTGTAACACATGCAGGGAAAGTATTTGCGCTTCTTATAATACCGGTTGGCGTTGGTATTGTTACGTATGCGATTGGTGTAGTGGCAGCTATGATTATTGAAGGGAATTTATTTCATGCAGTACGGAGGAAGAAGATGGATAAACAAATAGCACAGTTACAAAATCATATTATCGTATGTGGTTGCGGTAGAGTGGGACTTCAAGTTGTACATGAATTGCAAGAAAAGAAAATTCCATTTGTCGTCGTGGATAAAGATGAAAGTATATTGGAGAAGGAAAAACTTTTGTATGTACATGGGGATGCAACGGAAGACCAAGTGTTACATCATGCTGGAATTTCAAAGGCAGCCGGTCTAGTTGCTATCGTAGCCAATGACGCTGAAAATGTATTTATTACATTAACCGCAAGAGGATTAAACGATGCAATTAAAATTGTGGCAAGAGCGGAAAAACCAGAAACCGAAGACAAATTAAGGCGTGCGGGTGCAAATAAGGTGATTAATCCATCTAGTATGGCAGGAATTCATATTGCAAAAGGTATTGCGAATCCGCTAACAGTTCATTATATTGATACAGTACTGTATGGCGTGGATCAGTCATTTGTAATTGAAGAAATTGCAGTCGGAAAAGGCTCTATTTTAGCTAGTAAATCTTTACTAGAGAGTGATGTGAGAAATCAATTTGATGTAACAATTTTAGCGATTTTGAGAAATGGGAATGTTATACATAATCCGACGGGGCAGGAAAAATTGCAAGAACATGATATGATAATAGTATTTGGTTCAGTAGAGAAGCTGGGGCAATTTGAGAAAGAACTACAAAGTACGAGGTGA